In Isosphaera pallida ATCC 43644, the sequence GCGAAATCGGGGTTGGTCACGTAGATCGAGCCATCGTGACGCACCACCAGATCGTTGCCTCGGAAGCCCTGGGCGATGACCTTGGGCTGGGAGGGATTCTCTAGGTCGTAGGCCAGGATCGTTTGGTCGCCGGCGGCCACGGCGTAAAGTTTGCCGTCGGGCCCGAACGCCTGACCGTTGCCGCCCCGCGAGTCGGCCAGAAATTCACTCACCACGCCGTCGAGTCCGACTTTGTAGGTCTTGCTCGCCCCTACGTCGTTGAAGAAGACTTCCCCCTTGGCGTTGACGGCCGGTCCTTCGGTGAATCGATGGCCTTGCGAGACTAATTCCCAGTCCTCGCCGGGCAAGATGAGCTCTTGGTACTGGGGCGAGCCTCGACCGGCCTTGATTGGTTGGGGCCAATCCTTCCAGAGGAACCGCATCGCCTCGGGAAAGATCTCGGTGGGCTTGGAATTGTTGTGCTGGCCGTCGTCGAACGAGTGGGCCACGTCGTAACCGGCGAAGGTCAAAGCCCGAAGCATGGTTTGGTTGGCCATCCACCAGTCGCCCGCGTAGATATTCAAGTCGTTGGAGCCGTCCTGGAGGAAGATTCGGATTGGTTTGGGTTCTGTTTTGCGGATCAGGGTGGGGTAGCGGTCCCCGCCACGCAGACCAACGTAGGTTCCAATACCGGAAAACACCCGCGAAAAGGCGTCGGGACGCTCCCAGGCGGCGGTGAAGGCGCAAATTGCTCCGCTGCTGGTGCCGCCGATCGAGCGGTCGTTGCCGTTTTGGGACAACCGCAAGGGACGGCCATCGGCGGTTCGGAGGGCTTCCACGGCGGGTAGGATTTCCTCAAGAATCAAACGGGCGTAGGCATCGCCCAAACCGTCGTATTCCACGCTGCGGTTGAAGCGGTCTAGCGCCCCCTCCGGACCGGGCACCCGCCCGGGCGCGACAAACACGCCGATTGTCACCGGCATCGCCCCTTCGTGGATCAAACGATCGAACACCTCGGGCGCGTTGAACTGAACGCCGTCCTGGTTGACGTGAACGCACGCCGGAGTCTTGGGGTCGTATTGGCGGGGCACATAAACCTGAACCTTGCGGGTGGTACCGGGAAAAATCGCGCTGCGGTCGAACTCGAACGACAGCATCTCCCCACGCGGCGGCTCGTCTTGAACGCTTGCGGTCCCTGGTTGTTCGGCCCGAACCGACGGGATCAGGGCTAAAGCGACGAGCGCCGTTGCCACCAGTCCAGCCGCGGCGAATTGTCCGGTGAGTCCGTCGCCGGCCTCCGGCAGGCCCGATCCCGCCGATCGATCCCAACTGGATTTCCAACCTTGACGGCTCCGATCGAAACGCGCACGTTGAAACATCGACACAGTTCCATTGCAGAGCGAAGCAGTGACGAGCAGGCAAAGCGCGGCCCGCGACGCTCAGACCACGACCTTGGAGAGGAGATCCGAAAACGCAATGAACATCCTCGGACTGGTCCGTAGTGGATGACGACTTGGACTTGAGTGTGGCCCACCCCTAGGTCTGTTGTCTAGACCCCGCCGGGGGACAGGGCTTTGGCCGGTCGCGGGCCGCCGCTTCGCGCTTGCGTGCGTTTCGAATGAGAAACTTCAGGCAGGATGACCACGAGATCGCCCTGGCCGTGGTCGCGGGATGCCCCCAAATCGTGCCGTATGCGTCGCGTGTTCCCCTTTTCCAATTCGGAGTTGAAACCATGATGTCGTTGGTTTGGTTCCTGCTAGTGGGTCTAGTGGCTGGGTCGGTAGCGGTTTGGATTCGTGGTGGCCCTGATCGCGGCTGGATCGGCAACATGGTCCTCGGGATCGTCGGTGCCCTCGTGGGCGGCTTCCTCTTCCAGTTGCTCGGCTTCACCACCAATAGCCTTCTCGGCGAACTGATCTCCGCGGTGGTGGGCGCGTTGGTCTTCCTCTGGGCCCTCAAGGTTATCTCGAAGTCCACCTAACTTAGTCGATAAGACGTGGACCGAGGGACGTGGTGTAACAAACGCCACGTCCCACCCTTCCCAACCCACTCCCCGATCGCGTCTCTCCCACGCCAACCCTCACTCCCTAGCCTCCCACCCCCCTTCCCTTACTCCCAAATCGCCTCGCCGACCAAACGCGATCAACGACTCGTTGGTTCCGAACAACCCCTTTCCCAAAACGCCTCGCTTCATCCCCTTGGCTTGAATGGGTCAACCGTTTTTTGTTGCTTGTTTTCGTATTCTGGAACAACCCGCTAAAAAATCGAAACGCTCCGAAGGAAGTTGTCCTAGATTGCGGTTGGTGTCAAGCGCGGTTGAATGTGAAGTGAAGTTGGCGGGCGAAATCAATGGCTCGCGGTTGTGGGTCGTTGCTGCGGCGGAAGAGGGGACCGACTGAGCGTCCCAATGAGGGAGCGGTCCGATGTGGATGAGGGCAGTGGCGCGGGTGGTGGCGAAGCTGGCGGCCGATCGTTTGGCCGAGGGGCGTCTGCGTGGCACCTTGGAGGAGGTGGCGGCGCGGTTGTGGGCCGAAGAGGGGCCGGTTCGCTCCGACGCCCAATGGCGTGCGGCGTTGTCAGCCGAGGCGCGACGGGACACGGAGGAAGCGTTGCGACGCGCCGACGAGTTGGCCGTGGAGTTTGGCGGGAATCTCAGCGAGGCGGCGTCGCTGGCGCTACGGTCGTATCTGGGGGTGGTGCCCTCGCGCGTGCGGCTGTCCCAGCGTCGTCCCGACGACCCTCAAGGATGGACCACTCCCGATTGGTTGATCCCGCGGCGCGCGCATGACCTGATGCGGTTTTTGCCGCCGGCGGTGCCCACCTTCCAGCCAGGCGCGATGCCGTGGGACTCGGCCGACTGGGAGTTGACCGACCTGTTGGGGATTGGTGGCTTTGGCGAGGTCTGGAAGGCGCGCAATCCGCTGTTTCCGGCGGTTCCTCCGGTGGTCTTCAAGTTTTGCACCCTCAAACGCGCTGAGCAAATGGCGTTTCGTCACGAGGCGGCGATCTTGTCGCACGCAATCCGCGAGCGGGTCCATCCCGGGTTGATTCCGCTTCGGGCCACCTTTTTGGAGCGTCAACCTCCGTGCCTGGCGTTTGAGTACGTCGAAGGGGGCGATCTTCAGCAGTGGTTCCTGGGACGGGCCCACCCGGAGCGTCCCTTGAGCCTGCGGCGGGTGACTCGGATCGTGGCGCGTTTGGCGGCGATCTTGGCGTTTCTGCATCGTCGCAACCCACCCGTGGTTCACCGCGACCTCAAACCCGCCAACATCCTGGTGAGGCGTCGTCCGGGCAGGCGGGGTGGTTTGGAGTTCCTGATTTGCGACTTCGGCATCGGCGGCTTGGCGGTCCCAAGCGACCCAGAATCGACCATCCAGGGCCGCGCAGGGCGGTCCGCGGCGGGGCTGGGCGATTCCACGGCAACGACCGCGTCGGACAAGCTGATTCAATCCGCCCGGTTTCAGGGCTCGTTCACGCCTGGTTATGCCTCGCCTCAACAGGCCCGCGCCTCAACCCCCAGCCCGCGCGACGACGTGTTCGCCCTGGGGGTGGTCTGGCACCAGTTGCTGGTCAACGACCTCAACGCCTTCCCGCCCAACGATCTCTCTTATCGACGCATCTATGAGCGCTTGGATCGTGGGATGACCCAGAGTCAGATGGAGTTGGTGGGATCCTGCTTCTCGTCGCGCGCCGATTTGCGTCCGCCCGACGCCGGCGCGTTGCTTCAGGCCATGCGGAAGGAGTTCGCCGACTTTTTCCCGCCCCCGCGGCGGCGGGTCGGTCAAGGCGGTGTCCAACCGGAGGGGTCCGGCGGCGGTTCCCCATCGAGCGGCTCCCGTCGCCTCGTCGAAGGGGGGACAGCGATCCGTAACGGCATCCGACGGTTGATTGGCGGCTCGCCCAGGTCGGACGGTGGGACCTCGGCGACTTTGGAATCGCCTCGGTCTTCATCTTCCCCACCGCCCTCTCCACCGTCCGCCTCTGCCACGACTTCGACAGTCCACGACGCGCCGTCTCTTGAGGCGTCGGCGGACCCAACGGCCAATCTCCTCGCGGCTGAACCAGAGTCCAGGGCCAGTCGGGAGGCGCAAACACTCGCGTCCACAACCTCGGCCGCCGGCTCCACGTTGCCTCACCCCTCTACATTGCGCCATTCCTGGATTCGGCGTGCGGCTGGGTCCTCGCCCGGTTCGTCTTCAACATCCACGATGGCCGTGGCCACGCCGCCGACGCCTCCAACCTCTCCACCTTCGACCTCGCGGCGACCGTCGCCCACGCCGTTGCAAGACACAGCCTCCTTGTTGAATCCGCCCGTCGATCCAACAACGTCCGACTCGACGCGCGGGGTGTCCCATCCGGCTTCCGACCCAGGCCACGAGACCCACCCTCCTTCGACGATCGCAACCGAGGGGTTCACCATGTCCGCGCGTTTCGACCCACCGTCTTCAGGCAGTTCCTCCAGCGTAATCCGTCCTGAGCCTCCGACCGCTCCGCCGCCTCCTACGGCTCCTCTGTCCTCCTTCGAGAGTTCGGACGACTCGTTGGATTCGTTGAGAGGGTGGGATTCGGACAGCTCGCTGGAGGCCGCCAGTGAACTCGGCTCGGTTGATCCGGGAGCCGTCTCGGTCTCGGAAGTCAATCTCATCGCGCCGATGCCTGGCGTCTGGCGCGAAGACCCCGAAGGCGGGTTGAGATTGGATCAGCCCGACCATCCCCGGATCGCCTCGGCCAAGATTCACCTCTCGGCGTTGCGGACTTGTGGTTCGGCTCGGGTCAAAGCGCTGGCCAAGACCTTGGAGGCCGGTCTGAATCAACGGTTCATCACCCAATCGGCATTGATCGAAGTGACCATCCTCTGTCACGGCGGCGGCGACGACGAGGAGTTGGTCAAAAGCGCCACGGTCAAACTGTTCGGTCTGCTTCCCCCTGCCCTGGCCGATCTCAAGGGGCGTCCCCTGGTCGATGACGTGACCCTGGCCGCGTTGTATCAACGCTGGATTGAAGCGATTGTTTCCTAATCGCGTGACGAGGCGATTCGTTCCAGCCAACTGCGACGGAGCGGAACCAAAGGGGAATTCTCCTGGTCGCGCTCCGTTGTCGTCTCGACTCACAGAGTTTTTCAATTGTCCAAACCAACCGCATGGGCCGAGGCGTTGGTCAGACCGGCCAGGCTTCGCGGCGAAACGCCATATCCCAAAACATCCATTCATAGCGGCTTGAGAGTACGAACTGCTGGGTCATGGCCGCGCGTTGGTCGGGGGTCAGGGTGGGAGCCAGGCGGTCGGTCAGGTCGAGAACCTGGCGCGTCACGGCTTCAAATTCGGCTCCGCCGTAGGTGGCGATCCAGCGGGCGTAAAGCGGGTCGGGGGAGCCTTGAGCCGCCAGACGTTGCCCCACGTCTTGATAAATCCAATAACAGGGCAGCACCGCGGCCAAACCTTCGTGAAACGGACGACCCAGCACCGTGGACTTCAAATGACTGACGTAAGCCCGGCAAGTCGGCGCGAGTTCGGAGGCCTTGACCTGGGCCGAGTCGAGTCCCAGATCAACGATCAAGCCGCCGTGAAGCGCGTTCTCGACAGCGATGGCGTCGGCAGCGTGACGGTTGAACATCGCCGAATCGGCCGGGTCGGGCGCGAAGGCGGCCAGGGCCGACAGCGCCTGGGCGAACTCCACCAAATAAAGAGCGTCCTGCACGATGTAAAACGCGAAACGATCCCGCTCTAGGTCGCCGGTCGTTAGTCCAACCAAAAATGGATGAGACTTCAAGGCGTCGTTGATCGGTTCAATCGCTCGCCATAACACGTTGGTGAAGGGTTCGCAGGTCGTCTTGACATCGAGAGCTGGATCTCGCATCATTGATCAATCATCCAAAAAGGTAACAATGCTTGAAAGGAACCCAAGGAGCCGCTTGGGATGGGAGGGAGCGATGGCAACTCAACGCCGCGGCGCGACGAGGATGCCGCCCGACTCGCGGGCGATCCGGGCCAGTTCACGGCTGGGGAGACCGCCCGAGAGGTCGATGCAGTGGATCGGCACGAGATCGCCGCCATTGGCCTGAGCCGCGCGGGCGTTGAGTTGGGCGGTTTCCTGGGCCGTGCCGGGCGGCAGTTCGCCATCGGTCAGCAGAAACACCGCGTCGGGACGAATCGCCAGAGCCTCCGCCAAGGCGCGTCGGGGCTCGGTCCCTCCCTCGGGAACGATCGTCCCCAGCCAACGCTCGAACTTTTCCTTCTCGCGCTCAGTGGCGGTCGCGGGCAACGACTGACAAACGCGGGTGACATCGTTGAACGCGATCACTTGAAACCGTTGCGGGAACTCCAGGGCCCGGATAGTAGACCGCAACTCGCGCTTGGCCCGGCTCATCCGATCACCCGCTTCCATACTGCCGGATTGATCAATAATGAAGACGAACACTTGTCCGGGCGCTTCCACTCCGAAAAACCGCGTTTTGTGGTGCGAGGGCAACGCCGAGGTGGAAACCACCGGACGCCCCCGCGAGTCCGTCACCCATCCCTCCGCGCCCTCCTGGGCCGCGGCTTCCTGGTCAGTTCGTTCGGGGAATAGATCGACCTTGACGGGAGTTTTCAAAAGCTCGGCCGTTGTGGGTTGGCGGCGGCTTCCCACACGGGGCGCGACAGGTGGCAATCCCGACTCGCCACGAGAGGCCGACTCGCTAGGTTGTCTCAACGAATGACGAGCCGGCTCGCGCTCCACATGGTCGTTCGCCGCCGGCGAGCCGATGTTGGGCCGCGCAGATCGAGACGTTGAACGATTGGTCGAAGACCCGCCCGACTTGCCCGCCGCGGCCTCTGACTTCCCTCCCACCGCTGACGGGTCGAAGCCGATTCTTGGGGAACGGGGTTGGGATGGGGTCGAAGAACGGGGCGTCCCGCGTTTGGCGGGAGTGGAGGAAGGCGATGGCAAAGCGGGCGGGTTGGGTTGGGGGCGAACAATGATCGGAGCAGGCACCGGCGCGTTGTCGGGCGTCTCCACCTCGTTGGTCGGAGGCTGCGCGGGGGCGGAACGGCCCGATCCCCAGGGGACCAGGATCAACATCAACGCCGCCGGCAAGATCCACCTGAGACTTTTGGAAGAGTGCTGCATCACCAATGAGGCCGTTTCCCGACGAGTACAAGGAAACCCGCCGGACCGCCTGATCAGATTCTGGTAAGATGATCTATTCATCATCGAATCTCACCGGAATGAACGCGACGAGCAGGAGGCGAACCACAATCCCGATGAGCAGCCCGACTCGCAATCACAACGAGGTCGTGGGACCGAAGATCAGATCGAGAAGGCGTTTGAACATCGCTAGAAACAGAAACATCAGCGACGAGCCGAAGAAGCTCAGGAGGAACAGCGCGATGAGTTCGGAGGATTTGAACGAACCCCGATCCCGGAACATCCGTGCCATGATCGCCTCCCCCTTCGATCCGATCCGGCCGTGTTGAGGTGATGCATTGCAACGCGACAACCGCTTTCGAGGCGAGTCGCTGCATGGTCGCGGTTCTCGTTGGGTTGCGTCCGCAGGCGCGGTTTCGACTCCAGCTCGCTGCGACTAGCCTAGCCGATGGAGGGCGTCTTGACCAGAGACCTAGGGCCTTTGTTGGGTGACGAAGAAGGCAGGAGCAAGGCAAGGCCAAAACAGTGGGAAATCGCCTGGGATTCGGTGCGTTTGTTCCATGATGGAGGTTGGGGGGTTGACGCCGTCGCAAGCCCCCCGCGATCATCAACCATGTCGGGGCGAGGAAGCGGGAGGGCCGACCAACCGTGGAATGTCCGCCCCTGGGATGGGAGGCCGCCGACCTTGAAACCGATCGCCGATTCCGACGCTTCGAACGCCGCCGAATTCACCCCGCCAAGATTGGGGTATGTGATTGTTTATGTCAACGATGTTCCCGAGGCGCTGAGGTTCTACGGCAAGGCGTTCGGCCTGCCGACCCGGTTTTTGCACGAGTCCAATCAGTACGGCGAACTGGAAACCGGCGGCACCGCCCTGACTTTCGCCTCGCACGCTCTGGGTGCGGCCAACTTGGCCGTGTCGCTCCCCGAAGGCTATCAGCCGGTCGAGCCGGCGGGACGGCCCTTCGGGTTGGAACTTTCCCTCACCGTGGCCGACGTGCCACTAGCCTACCAACGCGCCTTGACGCACGGCGGAATCGGCGTGACCGAGCCCACCATCAAACCTTGGGGACAGACCGTCGCCGTGGTACGCGACCCGTTCGGCCTGCTGGTCGAGATCGGCACGGCTATCAATGAGTGATCCAATATGTGGGGTGTGGGGTGTGGGGAGTGGGGTGTGGGGTGTGGGGAATGGGGAATCAGGGATGGAGCATTGGGCGTTTGGAGTGGGAAGTGAGAAATTCCTCGATTCGCAGCCCCGCTAGGTTCACTCCCTGTAGACCAGGGCACAAGCCCTGGGAACTGGGTTGCATAGACCAGACGACCTCCCATCAAACCATCCGAGGGCCACGCGATATTTCATCTCATCCCACCATGCCAGTTGATGACGCGGCCTCCCGGGCCCCGGTGCAGTCGTTTCCAAAGGAACACTGGCATCATAGCAAATGGAATTTCAACACGTCGATGTACTCTCAAACCGGAGAAATGATAACGTCTTTAATTATCAGAGAAAACTAGATTAAAGTCCCGGTTCTTAGGGCTTTGGGAACCACCCCGGTCGAGTCGGACAAGCATGGATAGATGAACTGGAGTGGTGAGATGAGATGGCGCTTGGTTCATCCTTTTGTTTCCCAGGGCTGTGCTCTGGGCTGGGGGAACGACCCGGGTGGAGTTGGGTAATAGGCGGCAAGAGATTCGAAGCCCCTCTTCGATCGTGTGGATCGAAGCGAGGCGCTCTTGTTTGACGGCTTCGGTTCGATTCGCTGAGGCAGAGGCGGGGTGATTGTGGTTCGATTGCTCGCTATCTTGAATCGTCTACAGCCGCGGCTGGGTTTCCACGGATCAAGCGACCCACGAAGAGCGACGACCGGACATTTCAATTTTGACGCATCCCTGAGGATGGAGTGGTTCACGGACCAAATGGCCCACGAAGAGCGACGACGGTGGGTTTGGGGAGGGCGTCGCCGCCGTCGGGCCAGTGGCTGGTAAGTTCGTCGAGCGAGGAGCTGAGTTCGCCAGGGTGTTGGACCGAGAGAAACAGGGTTTGGCCGTCCTCGGTAAACCAGGGGCCGGTCAGTTCGCAGTCGTTGGGGCCGCTGGCGAACTGGAAGGCGTCCCCGGCGGAGGGTCCGGTGGTGGGCACGACGAACAAGCCGTTGTTGCCGAATGGTCGATAGGCTCCCGCGCCGATCTTGTCGGACGACATGTCGCAGACCACCCAGAGATTGCCGTGACGGTCGAACGCCAGATTGTCTGGGCAGGCCAGGCCGCATTGGGGACCGCCCGCCAGGAAGATTTCGTAGCGGAATGTTTCGGACGCGGCGTCGTCGCCATCCTCGACGATCCGCACGATGTGGCCGTAAAGGTTGCCGTGCTTGGTGTTGTTAGTCATCGCCACATACACCGAGCCGTCCAGCGGGTGGACCTCGCAATCCTCGCAACGGTCCAACGGGGTGGCCCCCAACGCCCGCGCGGCGACGCGGGTGTGGATCA encodes:
- a CDS encoding SMP-30/gluconolactonase/LRE family protein, which codes for MFQRARFDRSRQGWKSSWDRSAGSGLPEAGDGLTGQFAAAGLVATALVALALIPSVRAEQPGTASVQDEPPRGEMLSFEFDRSAIFPGTTRKVQVYVPRQYDPKTPACVHVNQDGVQFNAPEVFDRLIHEGAMPVTIGVFVAPGRVPGPEGALDRFNRSVEYDGLGDAYARLILEEILPAVEALRTADGRPLRLSQNGNDRSIGGTSSGAICAFTAAWERPDAFSRVFSGIGTYVGLRGGDRYPTLIRKTEPKPIRIFLQDGSNDLNIYAGDWWMANQTMLRALTFAGYDVAHSFDDGQHNNSKPTEIFPEAMRFLWKDWPQPIKAGRGSPQYQELILPGEDWELVSQGHRFTEGPAVNAKGEVFFNDVGASKTYKVGLDGVVSEFLADSRGGNGQAFGPDGKLYAVAAGDQTILAYDLENPSQPKVIAQGFRGNDLVVRHDGSIYVTNPDFAAPGKGRVWRIAPDGTASVVDSGAEPKTPNGVTLSPDQSLLYVADSRSKWVYSYQILPDGSLAHKQKFDYLHVPETADDSLADGIRVDRDGRLWVGTLMGLQICDQAGRVNVILPMPNRERVTNLCFGGPEFNVVYATSLDKVYRRKVKVKGANAFAPPFTPKPPRL
- the tenA gene encoding thiaminase II — translated: MMRDPALDVKTTCEPFTNVLWRAIEPINDALKSHPFLVGLTTGDLERDRFAFYIVQDALYLVEFAQALSALAAFAPDPADSAMFNRHAADAIAVENALHGGLIVDLGLDSAQVKASELAPTCRAYVSHLKSTVLGRPFHEGLAAVLPCYWIYQDVGQRLAAQGSPDPLYARWIATYGGAEFEAVTRQVLDLTDRLAPTLTPDQRAAMTQQFVLSSRYEWMFWDMAFRREAWPV
- a CDS encoding vWA domain-containing protein yields the protein MQHSSKSLRWILPAALMLILVPWGSGRSAPAQPPTNEVETPDNAPVPAPIIVRPQPNPPALPSPSSTPAKRGTPRSSTPSQPRSPRIGFDPSAVGGKSEAAAGKSGGSSTNRSTSRSARPNIGSPAANDHVEREPARHSLRQPSESASRGESGLPPVAPRVGSRRQPTTAELLKTPVKVDLFPERTDQEAAAQEGAEGWVTDSRGRPVVSTSALPSHHKTRFFGVEAPGQVFVFIIDQSGSMEAGDRMSRAKRELRSTIRALEFPQRFQVIAFNDVTRVCQSLPATATEREKEKFERWLGTIVPEGGTEPRRALAEALAIRPDAVFLLTDGELPPGTAQETAQLNARAAQANGGDLVPIHCIDLSGGLPSRELARIARESGGILVAPRR
- a CDS encoding GlsB/YeaQ/YmgE family stress response membrane protein, coding for MRNFRQDDHEIALAVVAGCPQIVPYASRVPLFQFGVETMMSLVWFLLVGLVAGSVAVWIRGGPDRGWIGNMVLGIVGALVGGFLFQLLGFTTNSLLGELISAVVGALVFLWALKVISKST
- a CDS encoding VOC family protein; protein product: MKPIADSDASNAAEFTPPRLGYVIVYVNDVPEALRFYGKAFGLPTRFLHESNQYGELETGGTALTFASHALGAANLAVSLPEGYQPVEPAGRPFGLELSLTVADVPLAYQRALTHGGIGVTEPTIKPWGQTVAVVRDPFGLLVEIGTAINE
- a CDS encoding serine/threonine-protein kinase; amino-acid sequence: MWMRAVARVVAKLAADRLAEGRLRGTLEEVAARLWAEEGPVRSDAQWRAALSAEARRDTEEALRRADELAVEFGGNLSEAASLALRSYLGVVPSRVRLSQRRPDDPQGWTTPDWLIPRRAHDLMRFLPPAVPTFQPGAMPWDSADWELTDLLGIGGFGEVWKARNPLFPAVPPVVFKFCTLKRAEQMAFRHEAAILSHAIRERVHPGLIPLRATFLERQPPCLAFEYVEGGDLQQWFLGRAHPERPLSLRRVTRIVARLAAILAFLHRRNPPVVHRDLKPANILVRRRPGRRGGLEFLICDFGIGGLAVPSDPESTIQGRAGRSAAGLGDSTATTASDKLIQSARFQGSFTPGYASPQQARASTPSPRDDVFALGVVWHQLLVNDLNAFPPNDLSYRRIYERLDRGMTQSQMELVGSCFSSRADLRPPDAGALLQAMRKEFADFFPPPRRRVGQGGVQPEGSGGGSPSSGSRRLVEGGTAIRNGIRRLIGGSPRSDGGTSATLESPRSSSSPPPSPPSASATTSTVHDAPSLEASADPTANLLAAEPESRASREAQTLASTTSAAGSTLPHPSTLRHSWIRRAAGSSPGSSSTSTMAVATPPTPPTSPPSTSRRPSPTPLQDTASLLNPPVDPTTSDSTRGVSHPASDPGHETHPPSTIATEGFTMSARFDPPSSGSSSSVIRPEPPTAPPPPTAPLSSFESSDDSLDSLRGWDSDSSLEAASELGSVDPGAVSVSEVNLIAPMPGVWREDPEGGLRLDQPDHPRIASAKIHLSALRTCGSARVKALAKTLEAGLNQRFITQSALIEVTILCHGGGDDEELVKSATVKLFGLLPPALADLKGRPLVDDVTLAALYQRWIEAIVS